Proteins encoded within one genomic window of Triticum aestivum cultivar Chinese Spring chromosome 2D, IWGSC CS RefSeq v2.1, whole genome shotgun sequence:
- the LOC123051774 gene encoding uncharacterized protein has protein sequence MALLLLRSCLAPVNAGGPAFRPAETTSRLSYRRPSRFGAVVASAAAASPSGGDGATAAVDAVLRGSEGSKAKARDYGGTNGAAVSGTARSTTIETTVERIIFDFRFLALLAVAGSLAGSLLCFLNGCVYIKEAYCVYWTSCAKGVHTGQMVLKVVEAIDVYLAGTVMLIFGMGLYGLFISNASNDLPSGSDRALQGSSLFGMFALKERPKWMKITSLDELKTKVGHVIVMILLVKMFERSKMVKITTGLDLLSYSVCIFLSSASLYILHNLHRPEHEESVMPHL, from the exons ATGGCACTCCTGCTGCTGCGCAGCTGCCTCGCGCCGGTCAACGCCGGCGGCCCGGCGTTCCGGCCAGCGGAGACGACGAGCCGGCTTAGTTACCGCCGGCCGTCCCGGTTCggcgcggtcgtcgcctcggccgccgcggcctcgccctccggcggcgacggcgcgacCGCCGCGGTGGACGCGGTGCTGCGTGGCTCGGAGGGGTCCAAGGCCAAGGCGCGCGACTACGGTGGGACCAACGGCGCCGCTGTTTCCGGCACCGCCAGGTCCACGACCATCGAGACCACCGTCGAGAGG ATCATCTTCGATTTCCGGTTCCTGGctctcctcgccgtcgccggatcgcTGGCGggctccctcctctgcttcctcaat GGCTGTGTGTACATCAAAGAGGCGTACTGCGTCTACTGGACGAGCTGCGCCAAAGGTGTCCATACAGGGCAGATGGTCCTCAAGGTCGTCGAGGCCATTG ATGTGTATCTTGCTGGCACTGTCATGCTGATCTTCGGGATGGGTCTGTACGGGCTGTTCATCAGCAACGCGTCCAACGACCTGCCTTCCGGATCCGACCGGGCTCTGCAGGGATCGTCGCTGTTTGGGATGTTCGCTCTGAAG GAGAGGCCCAAGTGGATGAAGATCACGTCGCTGGACGAGCTCAAGACAAAGGTGGGGCACGTCATCGTGATGATCCTGCTGGTGAAGATGTTCGAGCGGAGCAAGATGGTGAAGATCACCACGGGGCTGGACCTCCTAAGCTACTCCGTCTGCATCTTCCTCTCCTCGGCCTCCCTCTACATCCTGCACAACCTCCACCGGCCCGAGCACGAGGAGTCGGTGATGCCCCACTTGTAG